The genomic region acacacacacacacacacacacacacacactagatagaTATGGTTACGATGTATCATATTGTATTATTAAACACACGAACGCTTACGTCAAAAAtaaacatctatttttttcttaccttctcttcttAATATTTCTGCTTTTTCGTTATATGTTGAAAAATAACTTAGTTGTTGCGGAGATTCAGTCTGAAAGATTAACAGATTTTAATTCagttattaccatatatatagtatgaatgtatgtttacatttatatctgtatctatctaattgtgtgtgtgtgtgtgtgtgtgtgtgtgtgtgtgtgtgtgtgtgtgtgtgtgtgtgtgtgtgtgtgtgtgtgtgtgtgtgtgtgtgtgtgtgtgtgtgtgtgtgtgtgtgtaaatatatatatatatatatatatatatatatatatatatatatatatatatatatatatatatacaaatatatacatatatatatgtatatatatatatatatatatatatatatatatatatatatatatatatatacatgaaacacagacagatataatAGATTATTTAAatagagacacaggcagacagagatagagagacagagctacagagagaaatagagggacacGCGGAAAGATGTATCAAATGCAACACAGATAATCTAAACGCTATTCAATCATAACACACATCTTATTGAACCAATCCCTTTCTAATCATTTTATGGAATCGCACTATCTCGTCTTCCACGCGATTCACATCTTACAAACGTTACGACTTGTCAGGTTACAAACAAacgttttttccatttttttctgcaaATGTTACAACTTATCTGGGAGTGGTTacaaacaaatgtttttttttttctacaaatgtTACAACTTATCAGGGAGTGGTTATATACAAACGTTTTATTCTACAAACCTTACAACTTATCAGGGAGTGGTTACAAAcaaacgttttttcttttcttattttctacaaACGTTACAACTTATCTGGGAGTAGTATAAAcaaacgttttttatttttttttctataaacgtTAAAACTTATCTGGGAGTAATAcaaacaaacgtttttttttctacaaacgtTACAACTTATCTGGGAGTAATCCAGAcaaacgtatttttttctttcttttttcaacaaACGTTACAACTTATCTGCGAGTAGTACAAacaaacgttttctttctttctcatacctGAATTGGAGGGGAGAACCTGCTTGTACAAGAAGTTCCCAGCTGCGGGTTGTGCTTGCCTGGTTTCTTGTACTCGACGGTCAACTCCACTGCTTCCAAAAGCGTCCGACAGATGGCACCATAGGTCTCGAGGCGTTGCTTGAAGGCTCCTTTGACGACCGACTGCGGGAGACCCATTTCGACAAGGCGCTGGAAAGGCGGGTCGGATTTATTAAGGGTATTTATTACGGGTATTTATTAAGGGTATTTATTACGGGTATTTATTAAGGGTATTTATTACGGGTATTTATTAAGAGAGAGTTGGTATAGggtcttttgttttgttgatagtggtggtggtgctggtgtgtgtttgtgtgtgtgtgtgtggagggggagggggagggtgttcttttattttcattttgatcttttttttaaatctcttgtctctctctctctctctctctctctctctctctctctctctctctctctctctctccctccctccctccctccctccctctctctctctctctctcaataccaaTCAACCACTTTCTTGGAACTCTTATCAAGGACAGATACGAAGATACGGATACTAAGAAGTATTTAGAATGCATCGCACAGTAAAAGCTACAATGTGATATGGATAAGTTTTTTATCTacacgtgcgtgtatatgtgtgtgtgtgtgtgtgtgtgtgtgtgtgtgtgtgtgtgtgtgtgtgtgtgtgtgtgtgtgtgtgtgtgtgtgtgtgtgtgtgtgtggctgcgtgcgtgcgtgcgtgcgtgtgcgtgtttgtgcgaaAGCGTGTGCGTGTCCATACAAATTCGCATAGGcctatatccccctcccctccgcccgccTCAGACAAGCCCCGGCGCCCCACCTTGGCCAGCGGGTGCTGCAGCAGAAGCTCCGCGTCCTCCGTCGGGATGGCCAAAGCTCTCTTGGTCCCGCCCGCGACGCCCGAGGGAAGCGcgggcgccgccgccgccctcgcgaaGGGACACAGCGGATAGTATCGCAGGTGAACCTCCAGTGGCTGCTCCCCCTTCTGCCAGCCGAAGACCCCGCCGCCGCAGGAGAAGCACTGGACCCAGTCTGCTCTGCCCGAGTGGAAGAACCCGGCGGCGGCGAGGACCTGCGGGCATAGGCCTACCTCGGCGGGCCACCCGACGTAGGAGGCGAGGCGGGAGGCCGGCGTCCGGAACTGGGGGTAGGCGTCCGCCGGGGTCTGCGTGCCTcctgcgggtgggtgggtggggggggcatCTGATGTTTAATTAGCTTCTTTTATGTATCGTATATCATATATggtttatataatttttgttgaTAAACGTTGGAAATAACAATCTTTGCCCTTAGCtcgcttgttttgtttttgctttttgtttttctcataaAAATGCGAAGTAACAGAGGAATTTGACCGCAAcacgaaacagagaaagataaatgcaaACTCACCTTCCGGGAAATCCCCTGAAAACCGCATGTTGTTCAGCCTGAACAAATAATACTCGCGCAGCATCCGATAGAGACGCCCTTCCGCCCCCTCTCGCGAAGGAGCGTCGACGGGAATGTTCCCCGTCGGCGCCCCGGTCACCAGCGGGCACTCGGGGAACTGCCTCCGGTGCTCCTCGTCCGGCTCCTCCCCGGGGCTCCAGCATCCAAGGATCCCCAGGCAGAAGATGCACTGCACGTGGTCCTTGACGCCCGTGAAGAAGAAACCCGAGCGCGCCAGCTGGGTCGACGGCAGCTGGCTCTCGTCCCACCTGGCGAAGGTCAGGCGCCGCGCGGTCTCGAACAGCAGGTCCAGCGGGGTGAGGAAGCAGCGCTCTTGGCGAGGGGGGGCTGCGGGgcacaaggggaggggggagatgattGAGTggcgtgggaaggaagggggcagggagagggaaagggagtgagagagagagagagagagataaagaaagaaaaagaacaagagagaaggacagagaaagacacagaaggaaaaaaaaaaacacagaaaacaggAGGCAGCCCATACACCATAAAAACACACCAGTATACGTCAAAAACCATGACAAGAGTCGACAGCAACCCAATACTCACATTCCATCGCTTTGTCTCTTGAACACTGCTCTTCCTCGCCCGCCATGACAGTCTGCCTCACGAATTTCCTCCAACTTTCGTCTGCACGTAAGGAAATATGACAATGACGCTTATATTGATAATACCTTTTGGTCGTAGCTCTTAATTATGTGGGTGAATGCTTAGCgtgtgatatgagagagagagagagagagagagagagagagagagagagagagagagagagagagagagagagagagagagagagagagagagagagagagagagagagagacagagagagagagagagagagagagagagacagagagagacagagagagagagcaaaagcttACGATTGCAAAGCCAAATGTCTACCACTGGGCTGTATGTCACCTGATTTCAAACAGGTATCTACAATGCACCAATGCTGTTCGTTATAAGGTTCTCAAACATACAGACAATACCTAAAATACCTCCGGAACCTTACGCAATATCTTATCAGAGATTATCACCGATTAAATGACACAtggcacacacaaactcacgcaagAATTTTTCGTCAGGAAGGTACATGAGAAAGACTATCTTATCACTGTGAAAATAACTTGAAATGCTCTTAACCTGGACTCAATTTTACTATACAATCAGGATAACAGTGGgagtaatcttttttttctcgaatacGACCTTGGCGTTATTCTCGAACTAAAATCCCACCTCAATCTATATGGCTGGTTATGGATATGATACaagaatacatacgtacatacatatgatcatacatacaaacataactaTATAGAGAATTGAATTTGCTTGATATCAAACAGTATCCTAAAATATGCACATATCCTATTGCCAAGAAATATTTTTAATGTAAATTTTCTCTCTTAACATGGAAAATTACGTAAGCAATAAATATTTGCAATACATGACTCAAATACCAACGTAGATGTCATCATAAGAGAATTTATGTGTTTATTACAAAACCACCGGAAAGATTGTAATTATCAATCAAAAAaagagtcataatgataatgcaaccACACAAGGCCACGATGATACACAATTACACTATGAAACAAATTAAatgacatttttttcctctcaataTTGGCAGTAATTTATCCTGTACTTTAACACGTGAATGGTTGTTAGGATGAAATAAGCAGTATTTTTCCCTATAATCATCTACTTACGAGCTAGTTACGATTGTGATACGGTAATAAAAGCCGTTTGTTAATCAGTTACAGAGATACATCAGTTATTCATTTATGATATATTATGCTGTAAGGAGTGATAAAGACTGTGGATTTGAgttaacaaacacacatacacacatacatatatatacataaatatgtgtgtatatatatatatatgtgtgtgtgtgtgtgtgtgtgtgtgtgtgtgtgtgtgtgtgtgtgtgtgtgtgtgtgtgtgtgtgtgtgtgtgtgcgtgtgcgtgtgcgtgtgcgtgtgcgtgtgcgtgtgcgtgtgcgtgtgcgtgtgcgtgtgtgtctttacagATTTTTAAAATACAAATCATGTATGaatactaaaactaaaaaaaaaagtgaattcgaGTACCttagggtgagttgccagttattctTACCCGATATTGGGCGTACGATAGTAATCCAGTAACAATTCACTTACCGAAGTTTATTACCTGTTTCAGCTCTTTGGCAGCAGAACTTCTCGCACCAGTGAAATCTCAAACAAGACTAGAGAACACACGAATAGTTCTAACACACGAAAGCCGATTTCCATGAACAATAAAGTATTATCTTTCGCGGAAGAGTGTTAGGTTAACATGCAAGGTAACCCAattgtatacacgtacacacatacgcacacaacaccccctccccacatacacacacacagataaacagctacacacacaaacgtttttATTATCAGTACGATTTCTTCTAATCATGTcagaattatgatttttattcttcactttgtcattgatattgctactattattattgttattcttgttaatatCAGGGCTAGCTTTGTCATcttaattgccatcattatcatcatcattatcatcattatttgcgacatcattatgattatcttcattattgtcatcattatgattatcattatcattatcattatactcattatttgCGGCATCCACCTGACCATGACAATTATTAAAGCATACAAGAGCCaagtataaaaatgaataaataacgcaCAGATGTTCAAATTACAGAACATACATATGGCAATTCTTAAAGCATACAACAGCCAGGTATAGTAATGAATAAATGCACACCTTTGCTTATCGTAAAGCGTGTCTCTAACGACTACAAACTACAAAAACTACGTGTCTCTAACGACTACAAAAGATATCACAGTCGTAGCACAATTCCTAGGAAACCCCAGATAATTGATCAGATtccgtaaaa from Penaeus vannamei isolate JL-2024 chromosome 26, ASM4276789v1, whole genome shotgun sequence harbors:
- the LOC113811776 gene encoding baculoviral IAP repeat-containing protein 7-B; this encodes MAGEEEQCSRDKAMESPPRQERCFLTPLDLLFETARRLTFARWDESQLPSTQLARSGFFFTGVKDHVQCIFCLGILGCWSPGEEPDEEHRRQFPECPLVTGAPTGNIPVDAPSREGAEGRLYRMLREYYLFRLNNMRFSGDFPEGGTQTPADAYPQFRTPASRLASYVGWPAEVGLCPQVLAAAGFFHSGRADWVQCFSCGGGVFGWQKGEQPLEVHLRYYPLCPFARAAAAPALPSGVAGGTKRALAIPTEDAELLLQHPLAKRLVEMGLPQSVVKGAFKQRLETYGAICRTLLEAVELTVEYKKPGKHNPQLGTSCTSRFSPPIQTESPQQLSYFSTYNEKAEILRREVEDLKQQLQAQENRLLCRVCKQDRVAVVLQPCSHLHLCLSCARPRDTCPSCDNLIRGTLRPMIPG